A single region of the Triticum dicoccoides isolate Atlit2015 ecotype Zavitan chromosome 2B, WEW_v2.0, whole genome shotgun sequence genome encodes:
- the LOC119363158 gene encoding GDSL esterase/lipase At3g26430-like: protein MASGGSGCTATAGAAALLSLVFLWLLQASAGAGAGADCHFPAVFNFGDSNSDTGGLSAAFGAAPPPNGRTFFGMPAGRYCDGRLVIDFIAENLGIPYLSAYLNSVGSNFSQGANFATAGSTISRQNTSLFLSGFSPISLDVQSWEFEQFINRSQFVYNNKGGIYRELLPKAEYFSQALYTFDIGQNDITAGYFANMTTDQVIASIPELMERLTSIIKNVHELGGRNFWIHSTGPIGCLPYALIHRPDIAAVKDKVGCSVTYNKVAQLFNQRLKETVARLRKTYPDAAFTYVDVYAAKYKLISQASKLGFDDALLTCCGHDAGPYNFDPKVGCGGKVLVKGKWVVLGKSCDDPSRRVSWDGVHFTEAANKFVFDQIVGGGLSDPPVPLRQACRSKGQ, encoded by the exons ATGGCGTCCGGTGGCTCTGGCTGCACCGCCACGGCCGGAGCCGCGGCGCTGCTGTCTCTGGTGTTCTTGTGGCTGCTGCAGGCCTcagcgggcgcgggcgcgggcgccgaCTGCCACTTCCCGGCCGTGTTCAACTTCGGCGACTCCAACTCGGACACGGGCGGGCTGTCGGCTGCCttcggcgccgcgccgccgcccaacGGCAGGACCTTCTTCGGCATGCCCGCCGGCCGCTACTGCGACGGCCGCCTCGTCATCGACTTCATCG CTGAAAACCTGGGAATACCTTACCTAAGTGCGTACCTCAACTCAGTAGGAAGCAACTTCTCACAGGGGGCCAATTTCGCAACAGCCGGCTCGACAATCAGCCGACAGAACACATCCCTGTTTCTCTCCGGGTTCAGCCCCATCTCCTTGGACGTGCAGTCCTGGGAATTCGAACAGTTCATCAACAGAAGCCAGTTCGTGTACAACAACAAAG GTGGCATCTATAGGGAGCTCCTGCCAAAGGCCGAGTACTTCTCCCAGGCGCTCTACACCTTCGACATCGGCCAAAACGACATCACCGCGGGCTACTTTGCAAACATGACCACTGATCAAGTCATAGCGTCGATTCCTGAACTCATGGAGAGGCTCACCTCAATAATCAAG AATGTGCATGAGCTCGGAGGAAGGAACTTCTGGATCCACAGCACGGGGCCTATTGGCTGCCTGCCTTACGCTCTCATTCACCGCCCCGACATTGCCGCGGTCAAGGACAAGGTTGGCTGCTCCGTCACCTACAACAAGGTTGCGCAACTCTTCAACCAGAGGCTGAAGGAAACGGTGGCTCGTCTCCGGAAAACCTACCCCGACGCCGCGTTCACCTACGTCGACGTCTACGCCGCCAAGTACAAGCTGATCAGCCAAGCCAGCAAGCTAG GCTTCGACGACGCTCTGCTCACCTGCTGCGGGCACGACGCTGGCCCGTACAACTTCGACCCGAAGGTTGGTTGCGGcgggaaggtgctggtgaaggggaAGTGGGTGGTGCTGGGAAAGTCCTGCGACGACCCGTCCAGGAGAGTGAGCTGGGACGGCGTCCACTTCACTGAGGCGGCGAACAAGTTTGTCTTTGATCAGATCGTCGGCGGCGGGCTCTCGGACCCGCCGGTGCCCCTAAGGCAGGCTTGCCGGAGCAAAGGGCAGTGA